One Phoenix dactylifera cultivar Barhee BC4 chromosome 14, palm_55x_up_171113_PBpolish2nd_filt_p, whole genome shotgun sequence DNA window includes the following coding sequences:
- the LOC120113133 gene encoding uncharacterized protein LOC120113133, giving the protein MASEDTGSSVFMAICSYGSEAVIISISKDTILDQIFKEIVERWRHLSSTMIEVKFYIPNKSKMLVTLMSDKDVRNMHEIHVNLNAKVIEMVVTHSPTLIEGAAVVIESGSSHCAEISSRGKNFSKGSSSNFGQVVEETRAAIEEEASKKNSLDDWKNSIEGVGQEFMNVETLRDTIRNYCIAICRDFVFVKNDRDRVTVECVYEGCEWRIHASRLGNGEKFAIKKMHCNHTCGGGLQVRSHLKASKRWVSKIVKDQLQDMPLYKPSDIVKDIRRQYGVELPYHQAWRGKEVSMMDLYGCRPLIFMDGTFIKHKDGGVLLGATSKDGNDDMFPIAYGVVDIECDENWEWFCRFLKEAIHSCTEYSGQQFTFMTDRHQGIIKSVPKYFPDSYHSYCIRHVKENFKNQVLVHYRAAERKRLIDLLNAAAYTPRLTVFRKLIAKLTSEAPGATTFLLHAKPEHWANAVFPGPRWGIMTSNVAESFNSWVLEARHLPVPQMVDHIRIQIMQMMHQRRNRGYSIQSQLCPDAEKVLQKNAEDGRRLAVFTSNIMIYDVKDTNYSCKVDLHMCSCSCGEWRIFRMPCKHACACIEKDGRSLYQFTDNCFQAELYRVTYAEAISPIPDMEKPQSASEEIHILPPIRKTRPGRPKKKRRPSQVESVREMRCGRCGKVGHNRRTCNEVIK; this is encoded by the exons ATGGCTTCGGAAGACACTGGTAGCTCTGTTTTTATGGCCATTTGTTCTTATGGTAGTGAAGCTGTGATTATTTCCATCTCAAAAGACACAATTCTTGATCAAATTTTTAAGGAAATAGTTGAAAGGTGGAGACATTTATCTTCTACAATGATAGAAGTTAAGTTTTATATTCCAAACAAGTCTAAAATGCTTGTTACGCTCATGAGCGATAAGGATGTTCGTAACATGCATGAAATACACGTCAACTTAAATGCCAAGGTGATCGAGATGGTTGTTACTCATTCTCCAACCTTGATCGAAGGTGCTGCTGTGGTAATTGAGAG TGGCTCATCGCATTGTGCTGAAATCAGTTCGAGAGGGAAAAATTTTTCGAAGGGTAGCTCAAGTAATTTTGGTCAAGTTGTTGAAGAAACAAGAGCCGCAATTGAAGAGGAAGCAAGTAAAAAAAATTCGTTGGATGATTGGAAAAATAGTATAGAGGGTGTTGGTCAGGAGTTCATGAATGTGGAAACTCTACGTGACACCATTCGCAACTATTGCATTGCAATTTGCAGGGATTTTGTCTTCGTGAAGAACGATCGTGATCGAGTTACTGTAGAATGTGTTTATGAAGGTTGCGAATGGCGTATTCATGCTTCTCGCCTTGGGAATGGTGAAAagtttgcaattaaaaaaatgcaCTGTAACCACACATGTGGAGGAGGATTGCAAGTGCGGTCTCATCTAAAGGCTTCAAAACGTTGGGTTTCCAAAATTGTTAAAGATCAACTTCAAGATATGCCGTTATATAAGCCGAGTGATATTGTAAAGGATATTCGACGACAATATGGTGTTGAATTGCCGTATCATCAAGCTTGGCGTGGTAAGGAGGTGTCCATGATGGATCTTTATG GATGTCGTCCTCTGATTTTTATGGATGGCACATTTATAAAGCATAAGGATGGAGGTGTATTGCTTGGAGCCACTTCCAAAGATGGAAATGATGATATGTTTCCTATAGCTTATGGTGTTGTAGATATAGAATGTGATGAAAATTGGGAATGGTTTTGCCGGTTTCTGAAAGAAGCTATTCATAGTTGTACTGAGTATAGTGGTCAACAGTTCACATTTATGACGGATAGACATCAGGGCATTATTAAATCCGTGCCTAAGTACTTTCCTGATTCTTACCACTCATATTGTATACGTCATGTGAAAGAAAACTTCAAGAATCAG GTCCTTGTCCATTATCGTGCAGCTGAGAGAAAGAGGCTCATTGATTTACTAAATGCTGCTGCCTATACACCAAGGCTTACTGTATTCCGAAAGCTAATTGCAAAGCTTACATCAGAAGCCCCTGGTGCTACCACCTTTCTCCTACATGCAAAGCCGGAGCATTGGGCGAATGCTGTATTTCCAGGTCCACGCTGGGGCATCATGACATCGAATGTGGCAGAGTCTTTTAATAGTTGGGTCCTGGAGGCTCGTCATCTCCCTGTGCCTCAGATGGTTGACCATATAAGGATCCAAATAATGCAGATGATGCATCAACGGCGTAATCGAGGATATAGCATTCAATCTCAACTTTGTCCTGATGCGGAGAAAGTGTTGCAAAAAAATGCGGAAGATGGTCGGAGATTAGCTGTATTTACGTCCAACATAATGATATATGATGTAAAGGATACCAACTACTCATGCAAAGTTGACCTGCATATGTGTAGCTGCTCTTGTGGCGAGTGGCGAATCTTCCGCATGCCATGTAAGCATGCTTGTGCATGCATCGAGAAGGACGGCAGATCACTATACCAATTCACCGACAATTGTTTCCAAGCTGAATTGTATAGAGTAACATATGCCGAAGCAATCAGTCCAATTCCTGACATGGAGAAACCCCAAAGTGCCTCTGAAGAGATCCACATTCTACCCCCTATAAGAAAGACACGTCCTGGcaggcctaaaaagaagagaagacctTCGCAAGTGGAGTCAGTACGTGAAATGAGATGTGGACGATGCGGGAAGGTTGGGCACAATAGAAGGACTTGTAATGAGGTCATCAAGTAA